From one Sphaeramia orbicularis chromosome 9, fSphaOr1.1, whole genome shotgun sequence genomic stretch:
- the npy8br gene encoding neuropeptide Y receptor Y8b yields the protein MELQHNTHYNHALWKEMPFYPDDCSLSVSGTTFLIVAYSTVMAVGLIGNSCLVFVITRHKEMRNVTNILIANLSCSDILMCIVCLPVTIIYTLMDRWILGDALCKLTPFVQCISVTVSIFSLVLIAMERYQLIVHPTGWKPMVGQSYLAVAVTWIVACLISVPFLSYSVLALPFQNLSIPFPVSDHLVCMEKWPSLGERRAYTTSLLMFQYFLPLFLIMVCYLHIYLRLRRRKDIVERSKNTTQKKNKGSTRINAMLVAIVVAFALSWLPLNIFNTVFDWNHEAIPDCGHDIIFSFCHLTAMASTCVNPIIYGFLNNNFQKQLKTTLVRCRCWGVTERYESVPLSTVSTEVTKGSILSNGSITINT from the coding sequence ATGGAGCTGCAGCACAACACACATTACAACCATGCCTTGTGGAAGGAGATGCCGTTTTATCCTGACGACTGCTCGCTCTCAGTGAGCGGCACCACATTTCTGATTGTTGCTTACAGTACAGTGATGGCAGTGGGTCTCATTGGGAATTCTTGCCTCGTCTTTGTCATCACACGGCACAAGGAGATGCGCAACGTCACCAACATCCTCATCGCCAACCTGTCGTGTTCTGATATCCTCATGTGTATTGTGTGCCTGCCAGTTACCATTATCTACACTCTGATGGACCGCTGGATCCTGGGAGACGCCCTCTGTAAGCTCACTCCCTTTGTCCAGTGCATATCAGTTACCGTGTCCATCTTCTCCCTCGTCCTTATCGCCATGGAGCGCTACCAGCTCATCGTCCACCCCACTGGGTGGAAACCCATGGTGGGCCAGTCTTACTTGGCTGTCGCTGTCACCTGGATAGTGGCGTGTTTAATCTCTGTGCCTTTCCTGTCATACAGCGTCCTCGCCTTGCCTTTCCAAAACCTGAGCATCCCCTTCCCAGTCAGCGACCACTTGGTTTGCATGGAGAAGTGGCCCTCACTTGGAGAGCGACGAGCTTACACCACCTCTCTTCTCATGTTCCAGTACTTTCTCCCTCTTTTCCTCATCATGGTCTGCTACCTGCACATCTACCTCCGCCTCAGGAGGAGGAAGGACATAGTGGAGCGAAGCAAGAACACCACTCAGAAGAAAAACAAGGGGTCCACAAGGATAAATGCCATGTTAGTCGCCATAGTGGTGGCATTTGCCCTCTCCTGGCTCCCCCTCAATATCTTCAACACGGTTTTTGATTGGAACCACGAGGCCATCCCAGATTGCGGCCACGACATCATCTTCTCATTCTGCCACCTCACAGCCATGGCGTCCACTTGTGTCAACCCCATCATCTATGGCTTCCTCAACAATAATTTCCAGAAGCAGCTCAAGACCACCCTAGTGAGATGTCGCTGCTGGGGGGTGACGGAGAGATACGAGAGTGTCCCGCTCTCCACTGTGAGCACAGAGGTTACCAAGGGGTCCATCTTGAGCAATGGATCTATCACCATCAATACTTAA